A region of Helicoverpa zea isolate HzStark_Cry1AcR chromosome 16, ilHelZeax1.1, whole genome shotgun sequence DNA encodes the following proteins:
- the LOC124637607 gene encoding AP-2 complex subunit mu, with protein MIGGLFVYNHKGEVLISRVYRDDIGRNAVDAFRVNVIHARQQVRSPVTNIARTSFFHIKRANIWLAAVTKQNVNAAMVFEFLLKIIDVMQSYFGKISEENIKNNFVLIYELLDEILDFGYPQNSDTGVLKTFITQQGIKSASKEEQAQITSQVTGQIGWRREGIKYRRNELFLDVLEYVNLLMSPQGQVLSAHVAGKVVMKSYLSGMPECKFGINDKIVMEAKGKGNGGISGNTDSDPARSGKPVVVIDDCQFHQCVKLSKFETEHSISFIPPDGEFELMRYRTTKDISLPFRVIPLVREVGRTKMEVKVVLKSNFKPSLLGQKIEVKIPTPLNTSGVQLICLKGKAKYKASENAIVWKIKRMAGMKETQLSAEIELLETDTKKKWTRPPISMGFEVPFAPSGFKVRYLKVFEPKLNYSDHDVIKWVRYIGRSGLYETRC; from the exons ATGATTGGGGGCCTGTTCGTGTACAACCACAAGGGCGAAGTCCTGATCTCGCGGGTGTACCGCGACGATATAGGGCGGAATGCGGTGGACGCCTTCCGAGTGAATGTTATTCATGCGAGGCAGCAAGTGCGCTCGCCTGTCACCAACATTGCTAGGACTTCATTTTTTCATATCAAG CGTGCCAACATCTGGCTGGCCGCCGTCACCAAGCAGAATGTGAACGCCGCCATGGTTTTCGAGTTCCTGCTGAAGATCATAGACGTGATGCAGTCATACTTCGGCAAGATCTCCGAGGAGAACATCAAGAACAACTTTGTGCTCATCTATGAGTTGCTTGATG aaatCTTGGACTTTGGCTACCCTCAGAACTCTGACACTGGTGTTCTGAAGACTTTCATCACCCAGCAGGGTATCAAGTCTGCTTCCAAAGAGGAACAAGCTCAGATAACTTCACAA GTAACTGGGCAGATAGGATGGCGCCGAGAAGGTATCAAGTACCGGCGCAACGAATTATTCCTGGACGTACTTGAGTATGTCAACTTGCTCATGTCTCCACAAG GTCAAGTGCTGTCAGCCCACGTTGCAGGCAAGGTGGTGATGAAGTCCTACTTGTCTGGTATGCCTGAGTGCAAGTTCGGTATCAACGACAAGATCGTTATGGAAGCTAAGGGAAAGGGCAATG GTGGTATATCCGGCAACACAGACAGTGACCCAGCTCGGTCCGGCAAGCCTGTAGTAGTGATCGATGACTGCCAGTTCCACCAGTGTGTCAAGCTCAGCAAGTTTGAGACCGAGCACTCCATCTCCTTCATACCGCCTGATGGAGAGTTTGAGCTGATGAG ATACCGCACCACCAAGGACATCTCCCTACCATTCCGAGTGATCCCCCTCGTTAGGGAGGTGGGTCGCACCAAGATGGAGGTCAAAGTGGTGCTGAAGAGCAACTTCAAGCCTTCTCTCCTCGGACAGAAGATTGAAGTCAAGATCCCTACTCCGTTGAACACAAGTGGAGTACAGCTGATATGCTTGAAGGGGAAGGCCAAGTATAAGGCCTCGGAGAATGCTATTGTTTGGAA GATCAAGCGCATGGCTGGTATGAAGGAAACCCAGCTGTCAGCCGAGATCGAACTGCTGGAGACAGATACCAAGAAGAAGTGGACCCGACCACCCATTTCTATGGGCTTCGAGGTGCCATTCGCACCTTCTGGATTCAAG GTTCGTTACTTGAAAGTGTTCGAACCTAAACTGAACTACTCCGACCACGATGTGATCAAATGGGTGCGATACATCGGCCGCTCCGGACTCTACGAGACACGATGCTAA